The Cellulomonas sp. S1-8 genomic sequence CAGATGGTCGTTCTACGACGAGAGATCGGCGACGTCCTGCGGGACGCACGCCAGCGCCAGGGCCGGACCCTGCGCGAGGTCTCCTCAGCCGCTCGCGTGTCGCTCGGGTACCTCAGCGAGGTCGAGCGTGGGCAGAAGGAGGCGTCGTCGGAGCTGCTCAGCAGCATCTGCGACGCGCTCGACCTGCCGTTGTCCCTGGTGCTGCGCGAGGTCAGCGACCGCGTCGCCGTGGCCGAGGGCCTGCTCATCCCGGACACCGTGCCGGTCGACCTCACGGTCGGCGGGGACGCCGGTTGGGCCATGTCCCGGTCGGCGCTCGCTCCGGTCGGCTGACCAGGCGCACCCGCCTCGATCGCGCCCCGGCTCAGGTGCGTCCGCGCACCTGGCAGCCCGGGCACCAGAACACCCGGCGCTGCGTCGGTGGCTCGCCCACCTCACCGCGCGCGACGCGGGCACCGCAGCGTCCGCACGTCCGGCCCTCGCGGCCGTAGACCGTCGCCGGGGGGCGGCCCGAGGCGACCGCGGCGCGGAGCTGCGCCCGCGCCGCGCGCAGGACCTCGTCGGCGTCGGTGACCTGGTCGGCCGGTGCCCAGGGCCACCAGCCGCGCGCGAACAGCGACTCGGCCATGAAGATTGTGCCGAGTCCGGCGACCACGCGCTGGTCGAGCAGCACCTCGGCCACCGGTCGAGGACCTTGGGCGGACCAGCGGCGCAGCGCCTCGTCGATCCCCGGCGTGGGCAGGTCGAGCACCGGGGGCCCCGCCCACGGGACGCCCGGGCTGGTGTCGAAGTCGCCGTCGAGGACGTCCGGCCCCAGGTGACCCAGCAACGTGCGTTCGGCGCTCGTCGGGACCACGTCGAGCATCCCCAGCAGATACCCGACGGCCGTCCAGCGCTCGTCACCCAGCACCGCGCGGACCTGTGGTGAGCGGGCGGCGGCGCGGCGTTCCGCGGTCGGGACGATCCGCCACGTCCCGTCCATCCGCAGGTGGGTGTGCAGCGTGCGGCCGTCGTCGAACCGCGTCAGCAGGTGCTTGCCGTACGGGCGGGTGCCCAGGACCGTGCGCCCGGTGAGGTCCACGGTGGCGGCCGTCGGCCACCGCAGGTCCGCACGCACCAGCCGGTGCCCCGCCAGCGCACGGTCGAGGTGCGCGGCCGTGCGCCGCAGCACGTCACCCTCCGGCACGGCGCTCCCCGTCGCGTGTCACGACGCCTGCAGACGCAGGCCGCGGGGCGTCGTGAGGAACCCGGCAGCCGTCAGCGCGGCCGCGGCAGGCCCGGCGAGCACCTCGGACGAGAGCACCTGCACGCCGTCGATGCGCTCCACGGTCAGTCGCCCGGAGCGGCGGTCGCGAGTGGTGGTGACGAGGGCAGCGGCCGCGGCCGCCAGGACCGCCGGGTCGTCGGTGAAGGTGAGCAGCGTGCGTCCGCCGCGCTCGAGGTACAGCACGAGCGCCCCGTCGACGAGGGTGACCAGCGCCCCGGCCTTGCGCCCCGGGCGGTGGCGTGCGCCGTCGCGGCCGGCGGGCGTGTCGGGCCAGGCCAGCGCGGCACCGTAGGGGTTGGCCGGGTCGGTCGCCGCGAGCACGACCGACCACGGGAGGTCCTGCCGCGAGCCCCCGCGGTCGCTCACCCCGGGGGACCACGTGCCGGGTCCCGACGGAGCGCCCCACGCCGGGGGCGGGACGTCCTGCCAGGGCAGGGAGGGGCCGGCAGCGGGTGCCGCGTCGCGCCGGTCGGCGGCACGCTCGCGCGCCCGGTCCACGACCTCCGCGTCGGAGCGCAGACGGTCGACCGCGCCCGGAAGGGCGAACTGCGACCCACCGAGACGTTCCACGAAGTAGCCGCGCCGCACCTGCCCGGCCTGCTCGAGCGCGCTGAGGACGCGGTACACGCCCGCGAACCGCCCGCCGATGCCCTCGGCGGGTGCGACCGCGCGCGTCAGCACGCCGTGGCGGTCCAGCAGCTGTGCCGCGAGGGCGTGCGCGCGCACGGTCACGTCGGGTTCACGCGGCGGCAGCAGGGACCAGCGCCCGGCGCCCGGGCCCGACGACCGGGCCCCGCCCCGCGCGCCGGCGACGTCGAGGGACGCGCCGGGCAGGCCGAGGCGGCCACCGGCCCGCAGACCCAGACGGGGACGCAGCGGGCGACCCCGCACGGGTGCGCTGCGCGTGCGGTGCGCCGTCGCGCCGCCCGCGAGCCACGCGCGCAACGGGCCGAGCCCGTCGTTCGTCACCCGACCGGCCCACACCAGGTCCCAGAGCGCCGCCTGGACGCCGGCCGCGTCGGGTGGCGC encodes the following:
- a CDS encoding helix-turn-helix domain-containing protein, with product MVVLRREIGDVLRDARQRQGRTLREVSSAARVSLGYLSEVERGQKEASSELLSSICDALDLPLSLVLREVSDRVAVAEGLLIPDTVPVDLTVGGDAGWAMSRSALAPVG
- a CDS encoding DNA-formamidopyrimidine glycosylase family protein produces the protein MPEGDVLRRTAAHLDRALAGHRLVRADLRWPTAATVDLTGRTVLGTRPYGKHLLTRFDDGRTLHTHLRMDGTWRIVPTAERRAAARSPQVRAVLGDERWTAVGYLLGMLDVVPTSAERTLLGHLGPDVLDGDFDTSPGVPWAGPPVLDLPTPGIDEALRRWSAQGPRPVAEVLLDQRVVAGLGTIFMAESLFARGWWPWAPADQVTDADEVLRAARAQLRAAVASGRPPATVYGREGRTCGRCGARVARGEVGEPPTQRRVFWCPGCQVRGRT